A window of Streptomyces profundus genomic DNA:
GGCAGGTCTTCACCCCGCTGCTCAACGCCTTGGTCTACTTCCTGATCTTCGGCTTGCTGTTGGGCGCCCGCGCCGATATGACGAACCGCGAGTACATCCCGTTCCTGGTCACCGGGGTGTTCGTCTTCACCTTCACCCAGCAGTCGGTGCTCTCCGGGGTGAAGTCGATCTCGGGCAACCTCGGCCTGGTGCGCGCGCTGCACTTCCCCCGGGCCTCGCTGCCGATCTCCTTCTCACTGCAACAACTCCAGCAACTGCTCTACTCGATGATCGTGTTGGTGATCATCGTGGTCAGCTTCGGGCACTTCCCGAGCTGGACCTGGTTTCTTGTGGTCCCGGTGTTGCTGCTGCAACTGGTCTTCAACCTGGGCCTCGCCATGATCATGGCGAGGATGGGCTCGTCCACCCCCGACCTGGCCCAGCTGATGCCCTTCGTCCTGCGCACCTGGATGTACGCCTCGGGCGTGATGTTCCCGCTCGGATACATGGTGGAGCGGGCGGACGGCCCCGCCTGGCTGGGTGACGTGCTGGAGGCCAACCCGGCCGC
This region includes:
- a CDS encoding ABC transporter permease produces the protein MSETTHDSASPRDLPLAELAARHGLSVSGARPSLPQYIRQLWGRRYFILAFSQAKLMAQYSQAKLGQLWQVFTPLLNALVYFLIFGLLLGARADMTNREYIPFLVTGVFVFTFTQQSVLSGVKSISGNLGLVRALHFPRASLPISFSLQQLQQLLYSMIVLVIIVVSFGHFPSWTWFLVVPVLLLQLVFNLGLAMIMARMGSSTPDLAQLMPFVLRTWMYASGVMFPLGYMVERADGPAWLGDVLEANPAAVYMDLMRDALIDGLYDDSMLATWLFAVGWALVVGIGGFLYFWKAEERYGRG